From Tiliqua scincoides isolate rTilSci1 chromosome 2, rTilSci1.hap2, whole genome shotgun sequence, the proteins below share one genomic window:
- the MFSD11 gene encoding UNC93-like protein MFSD11: MNSETIKKLNIFILGIAFMFLFTAFQTCGNIAQTVITNLNHTDFHGSGYTSMAVIYGVFSASNLISPSVVAVVGPQFSMFFGGIFYSIYIGMFIQPSTGTFYAASVFLGIAAAILWTAQGNCLTINSNADTIGRNSGIFWALLQFSLFFGNLYIYFAWQGKTYISESDRRTVFIALTVISLVGTVLFFLIRTPDESNSEEVEVSASVDDPVEHTSGRSLITRAVDAFKRSISLCLTKEILLLSITTAYTGLELTFFTGVYGTCIGAVNKFGTEEKSLIGLSGIFIGIGEILGGGIFGLLSKNNRFGRNPVVMLGIGVHFIAFYLIFFNLPNDAPIASMSGTDSIAYMEPSKEVAIFCSFLLGFGDSCFNTQLLSILGYLYSEDSAPAFAVFKFIQSVCAAVAFFYSNYLLLQWQLLIMVVVGFFGTISFFTVEWDAPAFVAKNTEYSSI; this comes from the exons ATGAATTCTGAAACAATAAAGAAGTTAAACATCTTCATTTTAGGAATAGCCTTTATGTTTTTATTCACTGCCTTCCAAACATGTGGGAATATTGCA CAAACTGTTATCACAAATTTAAACCACACTGACTTTCATGGCAGTGGCTATACAAG CATGGCTGTTATTTATGGTGTGTTCTCAGCATCAAATCTTATTTCACCTTCGGTGGTTGCCGTGGTAGGGCCGCAgttctccatgttttttggtgGCATCTTTTATAG CATATATATTGGCATGTTTATTCAGCCTTCTACGGGGACGTTCTACGCAGCTTCTGTTTTCCTTGGAATAGCAGCTGCTA TACTATGGACTGCCCAGGGTAACTGCCTGACAATAAATTCCAATGCAGATACAATTGGGAGAAACAGTGGCATCTTCTGGGCATTATTGCAATTCAG CTTGTTTTTTGGAAATCTCTATATATATTTTGCGTGGCAGGGGAAAACCTACATATCAG agAGTGACCGCAGAACTGTCTTCATCGCCCTGACAGTGATCAGTCTTGTGGGCACTGTTCTGTTTTTTCTCATTAGGACCCCTGATGAATCAAATTCAGAAGAAGTAGAAGTCTCAGCCTCTGTTGATGATCCTGTAGAACACAC GTCTGGCCGGAGCCTAATAACAAGGGCAGTGGATGCATTTA AAAGATCTATCAGCTTGTGTTTGACAAAAGAGATTCTACTACTTAGCATCACAACAGCCTATACAG GTCTGGAATTGACATTCTTCACTGGAGTGTATGGGACCTGCATAGGTGCTGTAAATAAATTTGGTACTGAAGAAAAAAGTCTTATTGGATTATCTGGTATTTTCATTGGTATTGGAGAAATATTAG GTGGAGGAATCTTTGGTCTCCTTAGTAAAAACAACCGATTTGGCAGGAACCCAGTGGTGATGCTGGGCATTGGGGTCCATTTCATAGCCTTCTATTTGATTTTCTTCAACTTGCCAAATGATGCCCCCATTGCCTCCATGAGTGGGACAGACAGCATTGCGTACATGGAACCAAG CAAAGAAGTGGCTATTTTTTGCAGTTTCTTACTGGGCTTCGGTGATAGCTGCTTCAATACTCAGCTCCTCAGTATTTTGGGGTACCTGTATTCAGAAGACAGTGCACCTGCTTTTGCAGTCTTTAAATTCATCCAG tcTGTCTGTGCAGCTGTAGCCTTTTTCTACAGCAACTATCTTCTTCTTCAGTGGCAGCTTCTGATTATGGTTGTGGTTGGGTTCTTTGGGACAATTTCTTTCTTCACTGTGGAGTGGGACGCTCCAGCCTTTGTTGCCAAGAACACAGAGTACAGCAGCATTTGA